One Mycolicibacterium crocinum DNA window includes the following coding sequences:
- a CDS encoding metal-sensitive transcriptional regulator codes for MTGAHGYSARKDNYTKRLRRIEGQVRGIAKMIDEDKYCIDVLTQISAVNSALQSVALGLLEEHLGHCVSHAVAEGGDEADKKLAEASAAIARLVRS; via the coding sequence ATGACTGGCGCACATGGTTATTCGGCACGCAAGGACAACTACACCAAGCGGTTGCGCCGCATCGAGGGTCAGGTCCGCGGGATCGCCAAGATGATCGACGAGGACAAGTACTGCATCGACGTGCTGACTCAGATCAGCGCCGTCAACAGTGCCCTGCAGTCGGTCGCCCTGGGCCTGCTCGAGGAGCACCTCGGCCACTGCGTCAGCCACGCCGTCGCCGAGGGCGGCGACGAGGCGGACAAGAAGCTGGCCGAGGCCTCGGCCGCGATCGCCCGTCTGGTCCGGTCCTGA
- a CDS encoding L,D-transpeptidase, whose protein sequence is MTLRVKGAIATALCVVGVAAGISLGSGSALADPDLAPGDPGIVDVPPAQVPAPDPFAPPPADPAAFPPPAPDPFAPPPAPPVDPVAAQQAAAAAAGPVKGQNPTPYTGDPVFAPPSFNPVNGAMVGVAKPIIINFARPIANRPLAESAIHISSVPPVPGAFYWTTDTQVRWRPYNFWPQGTVVNIDASGAKSSFRVGDSLVATVDDKAHQMTITRNGKVEKTMPVSMGKPDGKHETKNGTYYVLEKFPDIIMDSATYGVPNTSPEGYKLKVQWAVRIDNSGAFVHSAPWSVADQGKRNVSHGCINLSPDNAKWFYDNFGSGDPIVVKNSVGLYNNPDGADDWQWQLA, encoded by the coding sequence ATGACGCTGCGGGTGAAGGGGGCGATCGCCACCGCGCTCTGCGTGGTCGGAGTGGCTGCCGGAATCAGTCTTGGCAGCGGTTCGGCGCTGGCCGATCCAGACCTTGCGCCGGGCGATCCCGGGATCGTCGACGTGCCACCGGCCCAGGTGCCCGCGCCTGATCCGTTCGCTCCGCCGCCGGCCGACCCGGCAGCTTTCCCGCCCCCGGCACCGGATCCCTTCGCTCCGCCGCCCGCACCGCCGGTCGACCCGGTGGCCGCCCAGCAGGCCGCCGCGGCAGCAGCCGGCCCGGTCAAGGGTCAGAACCCGACGCCCTACACCGGTGACCCGGTGTTCGCGCCGCCGTCATTCAACCCGGTGAACGGCGCGATGGTTGGCGTGGCCAAGCCGATCATCATCAACTTCGCCCGTCCAATCGCCAACCGGCCGCTGGCCGAGTCGGCGATCCACATCTCGTCGGTGCCGCCGGTTCCCGGCGCGTTCTACTGGACCACCGACACCCAGGTGCGCTGGCGTCCCTACAACTTCTGGCCACAGGGCACGGTCGTCAACATCGACGCCAGCGGCGCCAAGTCCAGCTTCCGCGTCGGTGACTCTCTGGTCGCCACCGTCGACGACAAGGCCCACCAGATGACCATCACCCGCAACGGCAAGGTCGAGAAGACCATGCCGGTCTCGATGGGCAAGCCCGACGGCAAGCACGAGACCAAGAACGGCACCTATTACGTGCTGGAGAAGTTCCCGGACATCATCATGGACTCGGCCACCTACGGCGTGCCCAACACCTCACCCGAGGGCTACAAGCTGAAAGTGCAGTGGGCGGTGCGCATCGACAACAGTGGCGCCTTCGTGCACAGCGCGCCGTGGTCGGTGGCCGATCAGGGCAAGCGCAATGTCAGCCACGGTTGCATCAACCTCTCGCCGGACAACGCCAAGTGGTTCTACGACAACTTCGGCAGTGGTGACCCGATCGTGGTGAAGAACTCCGTGGGGCTGTACAACAACCCCGACGGCGCCGACGACTGGCAGTGGCAGCTGGCTTAG
- a CDS encoding CoA-binding protein translates to MAAPNSAELQEILRDTRTVAVVGASNNPARPSYGVYQYLARFSHYELYPVNPTISDIDGTPVYPSLADLPVVPDMVDVFRRYDDLPAVLADTLALNPHPKYLWLQQGLWHDEVGEQAEAAGLRVVMDRCLKVDYAQLIGR, encoded by the coding sequence GTGGCCGCCCCGAATTCAGCTGAGCTGCAAGAGATTCTGCGTGACACCCGCACGGTCGCGGTGGTGGGTGCGTCGAACAATCCGGCCCGGCCCAGCTACGGCGTGTATCAATATCTGGCTCGCTTCAGCCATTACGAGCTGTATCCGGTGAATCCCACGATCAGTGACATCGACGGCACGCCGGTCTATCCGTCGCTGGCCGATCTGCCGGTGGTGCCGGACATGGTGGACGTGTTCCGCCGCTACGACGACCTGCCCGCCGTGCTGGCCGATACGCTCGCGCTCAACCCGCACCCGAAATACCTGTGGCTGCAACAGGGTTTGTGGCATGACGAGGTCGGCGAGCAGGCAGAGGCCGCCGGGTTGCGCGTGGTGATGGACCGGTGCCTGAAGGTGGACTACGCGCAGCTCATCGGGCGTTGA
- a CDS encoding ArsR/SmtB family transcription factor → MEAFHADSYPVHPVGSVHQVLAALQDPARLEMIRRLHNAGVPLQCSALYDGINKSTATHHFKILREAGLLERLVLGGLTHQRLRAEEVDKALPGLLASVVDGANREAGAHPSVSL, encoded by the coding sequence GTGGAGGCATTCCACGCCGACAGCTATCCGGTGCATCCGGTCGGCTCCGTGCATCAGGTGCTGGCCGCGCTCCAGGATCCGGCGCGGTTGGAGATGATCCGGCGACTACACAACGCGGGTGTGCCGCTGCAGTGCAGTGCGCTCTACGACGGCATCAACAAGTCCACCGCCACCCACCACTTCAAGATCCTGCGGGAAGCGGGCTTGCTGGAGCGACTGGTGCTCGGCGGCCTCACGCACCAGCGGCTGCGCGCCGAGGAAGTCGACAAGGCGCTACCGGGGCTGCTGGCCTCGGTGGTCGACGGCGCGAACCGCGAAGCGGGCGCCCACCCCTCGGTCAGCCTGTAG
- a CDS encoding XRE family transcriptional regulator produces MTVAAERDAVPAPATQSFPDSRPVEFWPTASIREALETGDITVWQRIVMAVKRDPYGRTARQVEEVLEHSQPYGISKALSEVLVRARGHLEANERAEAARHVRLLLDRSGLAEQEFASRIGVAQSDLAAYLEGTVSPPASLMIRMRRLSDRFAKMRAQRAAGGA; encoded by the coding sequence GTGACGGTGGCAGCGGAACGCGATGCCGTACCCGCACCGGCCACGCAGTCATTCCCCGATAGCCGCCCCGTGGAGTTCTGGCCCACCGCCTCGATTCGCGAAGCGCTGGAGACTGGCGACATCACCGTCTGGCAACGGATCGTGATGGCGGTCAAGCGCGATCCGTACGGCCGAACCGCACGACAGGTCGAGGAAGTGCTCGAGCATTCCCAGCCCTACGGCATCTCCAAAGCGCTGTCCGAGGTGCTGGTGCGCGCCCGCGGTCACCTGGAGGCCAACGAGCGCGCCGAGGCCGCCCGTCACGTCCGACTGCTGCTCGACCGGTCCGGTTTGGCCGAGCAGGAATTCGCCTCACGGATCGGGGTGGCACAGTCGGATCTGGCCGCTTACCTCGAGGGCACAGTCAGCCCGCCTGCGTCGCTGATGATCCGGATGCGCAGGCTCTCGGACCGGTTCGCCAAGATGCGCGCGCAGCGCGCAGCAGGCGGAGCTTAG
- a CDS encoding M13 family metallopeptidase — protein MTVETLRSGIDLSHVEAEVRPQDDLFGHVNGRWLTEYTIPGDRATDGAFRTLYDRAEEQVRELIMQASGGQERSDSGNGSGVPGTDEQRIGDLYASFLDEDAVERRGVQPLLDEMARIDAAADPATLAAVIGGLQRTGVGGGVGLYIDTDSKNSSRYLVHVTQSGLGLPDESYYRDDQHASILGAYPGHIATMFSLVLGGTADDHTERAARIVALETKLAAAHWDVVKRRDADLTYNLRAFTDLSTEAPGFDWAGWVGALGTSPDAVAELVVRQPDYLTAFAELWSSHDIADWQDWARWRLINARAAYLTDAVVEANFDFYGRTLSGTEQIRERWKRAVSLVEALMGDAVGRVYVERHFPPDAKARMDVLVDNLREAYRVSINDLEWMTPQTRQRALAKLDKFTAKIGYPKKWRDYSTLVIDRNDLYGNVIRGAEVEHDRELAKLGGPVDRDEWFMTPQTVNAYYNPGMNEIVFPAAILQPPFFDADADDAANYGGIGAVIGHEIGHGFDDQGAKYDGDGNLVDWWTDEDRAEFGTRTKQLIEQYEEFVPRGLEPPHHVNGAFTVGENIGDLGGLSIALLAYELSLGGKPAPVIDGLTGQQRVFFGWAQVWRTKSREAEAIRRLATDPHSPPEFRCNGVIRNMDAFYEAFGVSEDDQLYLEPDRRVRIWN, from the coding sequence GTGACGGTAGAAACGCTGCGCTCGGGTATCGACTTGTCCCACGTCGAAGCCGAGGTTCGCCCTCAAGACGATCTGTTCGGCCACGTCAACGGACGCTGGCTGACCGAGTACACGATCCCGGGTGACCGGGCCACCGACGGCGCGTTCCGGACGTTGTACGACCGGGCCGAGGAGCAGGTCCGCGAGCTCATCATGCAGGCTTCCGGCGGGCAGGAGCGCAGCGACTCGGGGAATGGCAGCGGGGTGCCGGGCACCGACGAGCAGCGCATCGGCGATCTGTACGCAAGCTTCCTCGACGAAGACGCCGTCGAGCGCCGCGGGGTGCAGCCGCTGCTCGACGAGATGGCCCGCATCGATGCGGCGGCCGACCCGGCCACGCTGGCCGCTGTGATCGGTGGGCTGCAGCGCACCGGCGTCGGCGGTGGCGTCGGCCTCTACATCGACACCGATTCGAAGAACTCCTCGCGCTACCTGGTGCACGTCACGCAATCGGGGCTTGGCCTGCCGGACGAGTCGTACTACCGCGACGATCAGCACGCTTCCATCCTGGGCGCCTACCCGGGGCACATCGCCACGATGTTCTCCCTCGTGCTGGGGGGCACGGCCGACGATCACACCGAGCGGGCCGCGCGGATCGTGGCGCTGGAGACCAAACTCGCTGCCGCGCACTGGGATGTCGTCAAGCGTCGTGACGCCGACCTGACCTACAACCTGCGTGCGTTCACCGATCTGTCCACCGAGGCGCCAGGCTTCGACTGGGCGGGTTGGGTCGGCGCCCTGGGCACCTCCCCGGATGCGGTCGCCGAACTGGTTGTACGCCAACCGGATTACCTGACGGCATTCGCCGAGCTGTGGTCGAGTCACGACATCGCCGACTGGCAGGACTGGGCACGCTGGCGGCTGATCAACGCCCGCGCCGCATACCTGACCGATGCGGTGGTCGAGGCGAACTTCGACTTCTACGGCCGCACTCTTTCGGGCACCGAGCAGATCCGCGAGCGCTGGAAGCGGGCGGTGTCACTGGTCGAAGCCCTGATGGGCGACGCCGTCGGACGCGTCTACGTCGAGCGCCACTTTCCGCCGGATGCCAAGGCTCGCATGGACGTGCTCGTCGACAACCTGCGCGAGGCCTACCGGGTCAGCATCAACGACCTGGAGTGGATGACGCCGCAGACCCGCCAGCGAGCGCTGGCCAAGCTGGACAAGTTCACCGCCAAGATCGGCTATCCGAAGAAGTGGCGCGACTACTCCACACTGGTGATCGATCGAAACGATTTGTACGGCAACGTGATTCGCGGCGCCGAGGTGGAGCATGACCGCGAGCTCGCCAAGCTCGGCGGCCCGGTCGACCGCGATGAGTGGTTCATGACGCCGCAGACGGTCAACGCCTACTACAACCCGGGGATGAACGAGATCGTCTTCCCCGCCGCGATCCTGCAGCCGCCGTTCTTCGACGCCGACGCCGACGACGCGGCGAACTACGGCGGGATCGGCGCGGTGATCGGCCACGAGATCGGTCACGGCTTCGACGACCAGGGCGCCAAGTACGACGGTGACGGCAACCTCGTCGACTGGTGGACCGACGAGGACCGTGCCGAATTCGGCACGCGCACCAAGCAACTCATCGAGCAGTACGAGGAGTTCGTCCCGCGCGGGCTCGAGCCGCCTCATCACGTCAACGGGGCGTTCACGGTCGGTGAGAACATCGGCGACCTCGGTGGGCTGTCGATCGCGCTGCTCGCCTACGAGCTGTCACTGGGTGGCAAGCCCGCACCGGTGATCGACGGGCTGACCGGCCAGCAGCGGGTGTTCTTTGGCTGGGCTCAGGTGTGGCGTACGAAATCCCGTGAGGCCGAAGCGATTCGGCGACTCGCGACCGACCCGCATTCGCCGCCGGAGTTCCGCTGCAACGGCGTCATCCGCAACATGGATGCCTTCTACGAGGCGTTCGGCGTCAGCGAGGACGACCAGCTGTACCTGGAACCCGACCGGCGCGTCCGCATCTGGAACTAG
- a CDS encoding MFS transporter gives MQRTWTPRVATALAVLAAAAFIYVTAEIMPVGALPAIARDLHVSEAVVGTLLASYALVAAVATMPLVRWTAAWPRRRTLLWTLACLSLSQLISALAPTFEVLAVGRVLCALTHGLMWSVIAPIGVRLVPPSHAGRATMAVYVGTGLALVVGSPLTAAMSELWGWRLAVGAITVASVVVLVAARFALPVMTMTDAVDGVRPRPIGHHRNRPLVVLSVLTLVGVTAHFISYTFIAVVIRDVVGVHGAHLAWLLAAYGIAGLTGMAVLARPGDRRPKTAVLGCLAGSSLAFAVLATLGYLNWHTVAVAAVGAVAIVGWGATANAMPPMLQAAAMRHSPEDPDGASGLYVACFQVGIMAGSLTGGLLYQHAGVPAMLSASAGLMLAALVCVMISRGLFAVRPATSEK, from the coding sequence GTGCAGCGCACGTGGACACCGCGAGTCGCCACAGCGCTGGCCGTGCTGGCCGCCGCGGCGTTCATCTACGTCACCGCCGAGATCATGCCGGTCGGTGCGCTGCCCGCGATCGCGCGCGACCTCCATGTCAGCGAGGCCGTGGTGGGCACCCTGCTCGCCAGCTACGCCCTCGTCGCGGCGGTGGCCACCATGCCGCTGGTGCGCTGGACGGCGGCTTGGCCGCGACGGCGCACCCTGCTGTGGACGCTGGCCTGCCTGTCGCTGTCGCAACTGATCTCCGCGCTCGCCCCGACATTCGAGGTACTGGCCGTTGGCCGGGTGCTGTGCGCGTTGACCCACGGACTGATGTGGTCGGTGATCGCCCCGATCGGCGTGCGGCTGGTGCCACCGAGTCACGCCGGGCGCGCCACCATGGCGGTCTACGTCGGCACCGGTCTGGCGTTGGTGGTCGGCAGCCCGCTCACCGCGGCGATGAGTGAGCTGTGGGGTTGGCGGCTGGCGGTCGGGGCCATCACCGTCGCGTCCGTCGTGGTCTTGGTGGCGGCGCGGTTCGCGCTGCCGGTAATGACGATGACCGACGCCGTCGACGGCGTACGTCCGCGACCGATCGGGCATCACCGCAACCGGCCGCTGGTCGTGCTGAGCGTGCTGACTCTCGTGGGCGTCACCGCACACTTCATCTCCTACACGTTCATCGCGGTCGTCATTCGCGACGTGGTCGGCGTGCACGGCGCGCATCTGGCGTGGCTGCTCGCCGCCTACGGGATCGCCGGCCTGACGGGTATGGCGGTGTTGGCGCGGCCGGGGGACCGGCGGCCGAAGACGGCCGTGCTCGGCTGTCTGGCCGGGTCGTCACTGGCGTTCGCGGTGCTGGCGACCCTGGGCTACCTCAATTGGCATACCGTCGCCGTCGCGGCGGTCGGTGCGGTGGCGATCGTCGGGTGGGGAGCGACGGCCAACGCGATGCCGCCGATGCTGCAGGCCGCCGCGATGCGGCACTCGCCGGAGGATCCCGACGGCGCCTCAGGGCTGTATGTGGCGTGCTTTCAGGTCGGCATCATGGCCGGATCGCTGACCGGCGGACTGCTCTATCAGCACGCCGGGGTGCCGGCGATGCTCAGCGCGTCGGCGGGCCTGATGCTCGCCGCATTGGTCTGCGTGATGATCAGCCGGGGCCTGTTCGCAGTCCGTCCGGCTACCAGCGAAAAGTAA
- a CDS encoding MFS transporter: MACVHEAPAGHATGQRWAYPLLLVLSGVALGVSGLPAPLYGIYESNWHLSPLATTIVFAVYAFAALAAVLVSGRISDVVGRKPVLLGALIALIAGLGIFLIADSIEMLLLARTIHGAAVGSIVVAAAAALLDLRPQHGVRSGQLSGVSFNIGMTVAIVGSSLLAQYVAHPLRTPYAVVAVVCAIVGIGVVALRETHAGRTGGRIRISKPAVPPQIREDFWFAALGAMASWSVLGVLLSLYPSLAAQQTHVHNLVFGGGVVGVTAFAAAMAQLVATRVPARRSAVIGDIGMAAALLLTIPVLLTHRWPLVFAAAALLGATFGLGFGGSLRHLSDVVPSDRRGETMSAFYLLAYTAMALPTIAAGWAATKWPLAQVFPWFATIVALACLGAAAVGVRPASPSRPAS, encoded by the coding sequence ATGGCGTGTGTGCACGAGGCACCCGCGGGCCACGCCACCGGCCAGCGTTGGGCGTACCCCCTGCTGCTGGTGCTCAGCGGCGTCGCGCTCGGCGTCTCGGGCCTGCCCGCGCCGCTGTACGGGATCTACGAATCGAACTGGCATCTCTCGCCGCTGGCCACCACGATCGTTTTCGCGGTCTACGCGTTCGCGGCCTTGGCCGCGGTGCTGGTGTCCGGCCGGATCTCCGATGTCGTGGGCCGCAAGCCCGTGCTACTCGGCGCGTTGATCGCGCTGATCGCCGGGCTGGGCATCTTCCTGATTGCCGACAGTATCGAGATGCTCCTGCTGGCCCGCACCATCCACGGTGCGGCGGTCGGCTCGATCGTGGTCGCCGCCGCCGCGGCACTACTCGATCTGCGGCCGCAGCACGGCGTGCGCTCCGGACAGCTCAGCGGTGTCAGCTTCAACATCGGCATGACGGTCGCCATCGTCGGCTCGTCGCTGCTGGCGCAATATGTGGCGCATCCGCTGCGCACCCCGTATGCCGTCGTCGCGGTGGTGTGCGCGATTGTCGGCATCGGTGTGGTGGCGCTGCGGGAAACCCACGCCGGCCGCACCGGCGGCCGTATCCGGATCAGCAAACCTGCTGTGCCGCCGCAAATTCGCGAGGACTTCTGGTTCGCCGCCCTTGGCGCGATGGCGTCCTGGTCGGTTCTTGGTGTGCTGCTGTCGCTGTACCCGTCGCTGGCCGCGCAGCAGACCCATGTCCACAATCTGGTGTTCGGCGGTGGTGTGGTCGGGGTGACCGCCTTCGCCGCGGCCATGGCTCAGCTGGTGGCCACCCGCGTCCCGGCCAGGCGCTCGGCGGTAATCGGCGATATCGGGATGGCCGCCGCGCTGCTGCTGACGATCCCGGTGCTGCTGACGCACCGCTGGCCGCTGGTGTTCGCCGCAGCCGCATTGCTCGGCGCGACGTTCGGGCTCGGATTCGGTGGCTCGCTGCGCCACCTGTCCGACGTGGTGCCGTCCGACCGCCGCGGCGAGACGATGTCTGCGTTCTACCTGTTGGCCTACACCGCGATGGCGTTGCCGACGATCGCGGCGGGCTGGGCCGCTACCAAATGGCCGCTGGCGCAGGTCTTTCCGTGGTTCGCAACGATCGTGGCGCTGGCCTGCCTGGGGGCGGCGGCAGTGGGCGTCAGGCCGGCGAGTCCGTCGCGCCCGGCGTCTTGA
- a CDS encoding alpha/beta hydrolase: MGSVPPTPSPTPPAPLPQLPAPDLHQYAHGISLLGGWLPLTIEIVAAITLLVAIGWRRTRCWWLLWLPVCALLGVLGALAARMYVNSEGLASDPAPFYLWVWVGVFVAGIGVAVLGWRGNSWWRRGFAVLAIPLTLLAALVALNKWVGYYPSVQTAWGALTAGPLPNQVDASELPELRNTVQSSGKLVEVDIAGDASGFKHRSEYVYLPPAWFAGATLPKLPVIMMVAGEFNTPADWIRTGNALPIIDGYAKSHGGQAPIFAFVDSGGSFNNDTECVNGPRGNAADHLTKDVRPYLVKQFNASDQAANWAVVGWSMGGTCAIDLTVMHPELFSAFEDIAGDHGPTAGTKEQTISRLYGGDAALWDMFDPRTVMQKHGPYQGVAGWFEDTVTPTNTASPYGKGGGHRPQSDAPSGFGGRDDFKDSDEAGAADDLCTTAQLVGISCSVHRIISFHTWQFAERAFSDALPWLAAQIKTPGATDSPA, from the coding sequence ATGGGGTCCGTGCCGCCCACCCCGTCGCCAACGCCGCCGGCGCCCCTGCCTCAGCTGCCGGCGCCTGACCTGCACCAGTACGCCCACGGCATTTCGCTGCTGGGTGGCTGGCTGCCGTTGACGATCGAAATCGTCGCTGCCATCACGCTGCTCGTCGCGATCGGGTGGCGCCGGACCCGGTGTTGGTGGCTGCTGTGGCTGCCGGTTTGCGCCCTGCTCGGCGTGCTCGGCGCGCTCGCCGCGCGCATGTACGTCAACTCCGAGGGCTTGGCCTCCGACCCGGCGCCGTTTTATTTGTGGGTCTGGGTCGGTGTTTTCGTCGCCGGCATCGGCGTGGCGGTCTTGGGTTGGCGCGGGAACTCTTGGTGGCGGCGCGGTTTCGCGGTGCTGGCGATTCCGTTGACGCTCTTGGCGGCGCTGGTTGCGCTCAACAAGTGGGTTGGCTACTACCCGAGCGTGCAGACCGCCTGGGGCGCGTTGACGGCCGGCCCGCTACCCAACCAGGTCGACGCCTCCGAACTCCCCGAACTGCGCAACACCGTGCAATCCTCGGGCAAGCTCGTCGAGGTCGACATCGCAGGCGACGCAAGCGGATTCAAACACCGCAGTGAGTACGTCTACCTGCCGCCGGCCTGGTTCGCCGGTGCCACCCTGCCGAAGCTGCCGGTCATCATGATGGTGGCCGGTGAGTTCAATACCCCGGCGGACTGGATCCGCACCGGCAACGCGCTGCCGATCATCGACGGTTACGCCAAAAGCCATGGGGGGCAGGCCCCGATCTTTGCGTTCGTCGACTCCGGTGGCAGCTTCAACAACGACACCGAATGCGTCAACGGTCCCCGCGGCAACGCCGCCGACCACCTGACCAAGGATGTCCGGCCTTATCTGGTCAAGCAATTCAACGCATCGGACCAGGCGGCCAACTGGGCGGTGGTCGGCTGGTCGATGGGCGGCACCTGCGCTATCGACCTGACTGTGATGCACCCCGAGTTGTTCAGCGCCTTCGAGGACATCGCCGGCGATCACGGCCCCACCGCGGGCACCAAGGAGCAGACGATCAGCCGGCTCTACGGCGGCGACGCCGCGCTGTGGGACATGTTCGATCCACGCACCGTGATGCAGAAGCACGGACCGTATCAGGGTGTTGCCGGCTGGTTCGAGGACACCGTCACACCCACCAACACCGCGTCACCGTACGGCAAGGGTGGTGGGCACCGGCCGCAGTCCGATGCGCCGTCGGGGTTCGGCGGGCGCGACGACTTCAAGGACTCCGACGAGGCCGGAGCGGCCGACGACCTTTGCACGACAGCGCAATTGGTGGGTATCTCCTGCTCGGTGCACCGCATCATCAGCTTCCACACCTGGCAGTTCGCCGAGCGGGCGTTCTCCGATGCGCTGCCGTGGCTGGCGGCTCAGATCAAGACGCCGGGCGCGACGGACTCGCCGGCCTGA